One region of Citrus sinensis cultivar Valencia sweet orange chromosome 6, DVS_A1.0, whole genome shotgun sequence genomic DNA includes:
- the LOC127903093 gene encoding uncharacterized protein LOC127903093, whose protein sequence is MQQEYGVQLTYQQAYRAREVGLEIVRGNPAESYNLLPKYSHVLTTANEGTVTHLEQDGDGNFLYYFVALGSSIKGFMQYIRPVIAVDGTHLKGLYRGSMFVATCLDGNNQLYPLAIGIMDSENNDAWEWFMMKLHGVIGDRPELVIISDRCTAIRRAVLKVFHNATHGVCFYHVKGNIKSQFRMSKALWDEFEPAFINAAKAYSHEEFKRQLEGLWMIHSGAADYLENNVGTCNWARSQFEGRRYSILTTNIAESVNAFMREPRKFPVTHLVDHFRKTLQQWFYDRKIVAESMTTRLTTWTDEIVTERRTIAERMIVRPVSPHRFQVIGGGLKEGLVDLQKRTCSCRVFQLDQLVCAHAIAACLTHRVDFINLCSDFYTTESLAMAYAQPVEPVGDVADWEVPDEIQELQVYPPVEAPPPGRRKERRIPSAGEDVDR, encoded by the coding sequence ATGCAACAGGAATACGGTGTTCAGTTAACATACCAGCAGGCATATAGGGCGAGAGAAGTTGGTCTTGAAATAGTACGCGGCAACCCTGCAGAGTCATACAACTTGCTCCCTAAATACTCTCACGTACTAACTACAGCGAATGAGGGTACAGTCACTCACCTCGAGCAGGATGGAGATGGTAATTTCTTGTACTATTTTGTAGCACTCGGATCTTCCATCAAGGGGTTTATGCAGTACATTCGGCCTGTCATTGCTGTAGATGGTACTCATCTGAAGGGATTATATCGTGGAAGCATGTTCGTGGCAACATGTCTTGATGGTAACAATCAATTGTATCCGTTAGCCATTGGGATCATGGattcagaaaataatgatgCTTGGGAATGGTTTATGATGAAGTTACATGGAGTGATTGGTGATAGACCTGAGTTGGTAATTATCTCTGATCGATGCACTGCCATAAGGAGAGCCGTTCTTAAAGTATTTCACAATGCAACtcatggcgtttgtttttaccaCGTCAAAGGTAACATTAAGTCACAATTTAGAATGTCCAAAGCTCTTTGGGATGAATTTGAGCCTGCCTTTATTAATGCAGCAAAAGCATATAGCCACGAGGAATTTAAGAGACAACTTGAAGGGTTGTGGATGATCCACTCGGGTGCGGCTGATTACCTAGAAAATAATGTCGGTACGTGTAATTGGGCAAGGTCTCAGTTTGAAGGTAGGAGGTATAGCATTCTTACCACCAACATCGCGGAGAGTGTTAATGCTTTCATGAGGGAACCTCGAAAATTTCCTGttactcatcttgttgatcacttCAGGAAAACATTGCagcaatggttttatgatagaaaaattgtgGCTGAATCAATGACTACTCGGCTAACAACATGGACGGATGAAATAGTCACTGAGAGGAGAACTATAGCTGAAAGAATGATAGTTCGGCCGGTGTCTCCGCATCGCTTTCAAGTTATAGGCGGTGGGCTTAAGGAAGGGTTGGTTGACTTGCAAAAGAGAACTTGCTCCTGCAGAGTGTTTCAGCTTGATCAGCTTGTGTGTGCTCATGCAATTGCGGCGTGTCTAACACACCGGGTGGATTTTATTAACCTTTGCTCGGACTTTTACACTACAGAATCGTTGGCGATGGCTTATGCACAACCAGTGGAGCCAGTTGGTGATGTGGCTGATTGGGAAGTTCCAGATGAAATTCAGGAGCTGCAGGTATACCCACCAGTTGAGGCACCGCCACCTGGACGTCGTAAAGAGCGCAGAATACCCTCGGCTGGCGAGGACGTTGACCGGTGA
- the LOC127903094 gene encoding uncharacterized protein LOC127903094, with amino-acid sequence MFKKDIFGHFLECRSFPFSGVILHNLLLRQVAHEEDSREDQLWFQIGKHLIRLSVVEWCLVTGLSFGVDTNEKNDEMEQRLRNTYFGGVHRKINVKQFDAVFKELNFEEIDDMDALKIAMFYFADRVLNARKNHCQINFDWLDQVDDIQYFRKRPWGLLSWEMIYESLDNALFEKDEKFKKTRLKNPDHNIEKYNLYGFTSGVQAWIYEAIGGLPSTWVVKTKSKIPRILQWKPMVSSRINFAEVYSFFNDESRLTDVLQTLEPNSKESSRKYWLSVKDYLPSIPDWVHKHQPSINAMPSVTRQSDEHDDHDDIPNPIPEQRHDTFEQRHDVFEQRHDTFEDEVAVDDQQQTDNSDDARDSESRTKQFNDYVRRRLDKIDRNVYEIKSELKDFKETVVGFIDTFSKRPNKDSPTARSYAAPDDYGVYTDVGNENLSTPTSLVSFYGDVSGESVQVFTEVPPGVSKFGRTYIPSYVYNSPYMIPPVRRGQNVRRLPRPQIMEHAIDMSTSVDVNPLRGLEDSSWFAEFDRWFTGDIRVRRNVQHPRSFFQIILGTASMGWLGDEHIHEYLRLISEKQRQYPNALLQRVTHTDTFFWVFLNQLWNNGNCAVDSMVFDDRLNSYLCGRQHTMSKSMTDVDMLLIPVNLDGAHWVLARVDFRKNKVWIYDSLLTFRDDKRYKLKFKPLEVIFPRWLEYVGFYNIRPELRSEDPWKVIAVKSAPQQEPGTGDCGVFVLMVTMYLMFGLRLEFNASHVEYFKKKIAVDIFNDDIIL; translated from the exons ATGTTCAAAAAGgatatatttgggcatttctTGGAGTGTCGAAGTTTTCCATTTAGTGGGGTAATTTTGCATAATCTTTTACTGCGTCAAGTGGCCCATGAAGAAGATAGCCGTGAGGATcagttatggtttcaaattggtAAGCATTTGATTCGCTTGTCAGTTGTCGAATGGTGCTTGGTTACTGGACTTTCATTTGGTGTTGAtaccaatgaaaaaaatgatgaaatggagcaGAGGCTACGGAATACGTATTTTGGTGGTGTGCATCGTAAGATTAATGTGAAGCAATTTGATGCCGTATTTAAGGAGTTGAATTTCGAGGAAATAGACGATATGGACGCATTAAAGATTGcgatgttttattttgcggaCAGAGtactaaatgcaagaaaaaatcactgtcaaattaatttcgatTGGCTTGACCAAGTTGATGATATTCAGTACTTCCGAAAGCGTCCATGGGGTCTATTGTCGTGGGAAATGATTTATGAGAGTCTTGACAATGCACTGTTCGAAAAAGAcgagaaatttaagaagaCTCGGTTGAAAAATCCAGatcataatattgaaaaatacaatctttaCGGATTTACGTCTGGGGTGcag GCTTGGATTTATGAAGCAATCGGAGGGTTACCATCAACATGGGTCGTCAAAACGAAGAGTAAGATTCCCCGCATTCTGCAATGGAAGCCTATGGTGTCTTCGAGAATCAACTTTGCGGAGGTTTATTCGTTCTTCAACGACGAATCTCGTCTT ACGGACGTTTTACAAACTCTTGAGCCAAATTCAAAGGAGAGTAGCAGAAAATATTGGCTCTCTGTGAAGGATTACTTGCCAAGCATTCCAGACTGGGTTCATAAG CACCAACCCTCAATCAACGCGATGCCGTCGGTTACAAGACAATCGGACGAGCATGACGATCATGACGACATACCAAACCCAATACCAGAGCAGCGTCATGACACTTTTGAGCAGCGTCATGACGTTTTTGAGCAGCGTCATGACACTTTTGAGGATGAGGTGGCTGTTGATGACCAGCAGCAAACAGACAACTCTGATGACGCACGGGATTCTgag TCGAGGACAAAGCAGTTTAATGATTACGTACGACGACGGCTGGATAAGATTGATCGTAACGTGTATGAAATAAAGtcagaattaaaagattttaaagaaaccGTTGTTGGCTTCATCGACACATTTTCTAAACGTCCAAATAAGGATTCTCCCACTGCACGCTCGTATGCG GCCCCGGATGACTATGGAGTGTATACTGACGTGGGCAATGAAAATTTGTCTACGCCCACGTCATTGGTTAGTTTCTACGGGGATGTTAGTGGGGAGAGCGTGCAGGTGTTCACAGAGGTGCCTCCGGGCGTTAGTAAGTTCGGCCGCACGTACATACCGTCGTATGTTTATAACAGTCCTTACATGATTCCTCCGGTCAGGCGAGGACAGAACGTCCGGAGGTTACCTCGACCCCAAATCATGGAGCATGCGATTGACATGAGTACGAGTGTGGATGTAAATCCGCTGAGAGGATTGGAGGACTCTAGTTGGTTTGCTGAGTTTGATCGATGGTTCACTGGTGATATCAGAGTCCGCCGGAACGTCCAGCACCCGCGgtcattctttcaaataattttggggACAGCTTCGATGGGATGGCTAGGCGATgag CATATTCACGAGTATCTCCGCTTGATTAGCGAGAAACAACGGCAGTATCCAAATGCCTTACTCCAACGTGTCACACATACGgacacatttttttgg GTGTTCTTGAATCAGTTATGGAATAACGGGAATTGTGCAGTCGATTCAATGGTATTCGACGACCGCTTGAATAGTTATCTGTGTGGGCGACAGCACACAATGTCAAAATCAATGACGGATGTCGATatg TTACTCATCCCTGTTAACTTGGACGGCGCGCATTGGGTACTAGCACGAGTTGACTTTCGGAAAAATAAAGTCTGGATTTATGACTCATTACTCACATTTCGCGACGACAAAAGGTACAAGTTGAAATTCAagccacttgaagttatattccCTCGCTGGTTGGAATATGTTGGCTTCTACAATATACGACCTGAGTTGCGGAGTGAAGACCCGTGGAAAGTTATCGCAGTTAAGAGCGCGCCACAACAAGAGCCTGGAACTGGCGATTGCGGTGTTTTTGTATTGATGGTTAcgatgtatttaatgttcgGGCTTAGGTTGGAGTTTAACGCTAGTCATGTTGAGTACTTTAAAAAGAAGATTGCggttgatatatttaatgacgaTATTATATTGTAG